The genomic stretch TCATGGATGGCATTACTGCGACACGTGAAATTCGTCGCTGGGAGAACGAGCAGGGGAGTGATAAGACGTTGATTATTGCACTGACGGCGAGTGTGCTTGAGGAAGATATCCAAAGCTGTTTCGATGCGGGAATGGATGCGTATCTACCTAAACCTTATAAATCCAATCAGCTATATGAACTGTTTGATGAACTCATGGCCTCCTAGTCAAGACTACGCAGTCGCCAATTGCTAGGGCGACTGCGTCTTGAAGTTAGCGAGTTGGTGATTGCGCTGAATCCACTTGATTGAGCAATTTGTTCAGCGCAGAACGATAGCTAAGCCAAGCGACAAAGCCCGCCAGCAGGTTGCCCAGTGCTGCGCCAATAAATAGCCCTTGCAACCCCGCTAACTGGGCGCCGATCCACAAGCAGGGTAAGAAGAATGCGAACAGGCGTAGCGCGGAAATGGTCAAAGCGGTATAGGACTTACCCAGCGCATTACAGACTGAAACCATTAGCATACAGATGCCTAGTGGGCCAAGGCTCAGCGGCACAATCAGCAAGTGCATGTTGAGCACCGACTCTACGTCGTGATCGCTGGTCATTAGTGTGGACAGCTGGCCCGCCAAAAGCATGCTGACTATCGCCAGAGCGGATTGGAACAGAAGTACAAAGCGAGTGGCAATGTTCACCAGTGATTGAATATCGGCGAACTTTTTTGCTCCCAAAAGACGCCCAACCATCGGCGGCATCGACATGGTCAGGGCAAGCACGCCGACCAAGGTAAAAAACTCGAAACGTGAACCAAGAGCCCAAGAAGCGACAGCCGCAGTACCGAAGCCTGCGATGAGTTTGGTTGCCAGCATCGAAGAGACAGGCGGTAACAACTGGCTAATCATCGCCGGGCCCATAATATGGCCTATAGCGGCAACGCTTGCAGAGACGTTAAGATCGTCTTTGGCAAAACTGATCCATGAGTTGCGCTGTAGTCGCGGTGCGATGACTAAAATGCCAAAACCAAAAGCGATGATGGTTGCAATCGCAGCACCTTCGATCCCCATATCCAAGGTGAAGATAAACAGCGGATCCAATGCCAAGTTCAGACCACTGGTCACCATCATCATGGTGCCTGGCAGTATCGTATTGCCGTTCGAACGACAAATGCTGTAGAGAAAATAGAGCATCGCTCCAGTCCAGGCACTGATAAGCCAGTAGGGCCAGTAGCTGTCGATGATGGCGTACACACTTTCTGGTGCGCCGAGAAGTTGTAAAATCCAGTGGCGAGTAAACCAAAGTAATGCACACACCAAAGCAATGCCCACTGCGCCCATGAGTACAATAAGCCCTGCCAGTTGGCGAGCATATTGCGTTTGATTCGCGCCTAATGCTTTGGAAATCACGGCCGTGGTCGCAATACCCAAACCGACTTGAATGCCGATGATCACCATTTGTAGCGGCAGGGTAAACCCTTGTGCGGCCAACGGCAAAATGCCCAACTGCCCGATAAAGGCGCTATCAACTAATTGGAAACTCATGAGTGAGAGCACGCCGAAAAGCATCGGCCACGTCATGGCGAAAAGCTGACGTGATAACGAAGGAGTATTTTGTGTCATAAATTCGATGTGTGAGCGGTCATGGCACAAAGTCTACATGACTCAGACAACTTGTGGGAAAAAGATTCATCCCGTTTTTCTGTGTGGTTAAGAGCCGATGGTTCAGGCAATAAAAAACCTCACCGAAGTGAGGCTTAGCTAACTGGCAAACTGTAAATGCAGCGGGCTTATTTCTTAGCACCAGTTGCTTGTTTATCTACTTCTGTCAGCTCGCGAATGCGACGGCTGATGTCGCGACGCGCTTTCGAAATCTCTGCGCTCTTGATGATGTGATCGTCGACGCGGTCTTCGTAGTCGGCTTTCATGTTCTTGATGATGGTTAGAATTTCATCATAAGTCATGTTGGGTTTAATGTAATCCAATAGGTTTTCGAGCAGTTCAACCCGTTTGCTGTTGTCGCGAACTTTTTTCTCATTGTCCAACAGTTCACGTTTCAGTTTGTTCTTGCGGCGTGCCTGCGCGACAATTTCAAATACCGTATTCATAGGTCCCTTACCTCAAATGTGAATGTGAAAAAGCAAAATAACTTCAAGATACCCTTCTTATTCTCGCTTTGAGCGCTATCTTGAGGTCACTCTTCTCGGCGATTCGTCCC from Vibrio navarrensis encodes the following:
- a CDS encoding MATE family efflux transporter, whose protein sequence is MTQNTPSLSRQLFAMTWPMLFGVLSLMSFQLVDSAFIGQLGILPLAAQGFTLPLQMVIIGIQVGLGIATTAVISKALGANQTQYARQLAGLIVLMGAVGIALVCALLWFTRHWILQLLGAPESVYAIIDSYWPYWLISAWTGAMLYFLYSICRSNGNTILPGTMMMVTSGLNLALDPLFIFTLDMGIEGAAIATIIAFGFGILVIAPRLQRNSWISFAKDDLNVSASVAAIGHIMGPAMISQLLPPVSSMLATKLIAGFGTAAVASWALGSRFEFFTLVGVLALTMSMPPMVGRLLGAKKFADIQSLVNIATRFVLLFQSALAIVSMLLAGQLSTLMTSDHDVESVLNMHLLIVPLSLGPLGICMLMVSVCNALGKSYTALTISALRLFAFFLPCLWIGAQLAGLQGLFIGAALGNLLAGFVAWLSYRSALNKLLNQVDSAQSPTR
- a CDS encoding DUF496 family protein, with protein sequence MNTVFEIVAQARRKNKLKRELLDNEKKVRDNSKRVELLENLLDYIKPNMTYDEILTIIKNMKADYEDRVDDHIIKSAEISKARRDISRRIRELTEVDKQATGAKK